The following nucleotide sequence is from Podospora bellae-mahoneyi strain CBS 112042 chromosome 1 map unlocalized CBS112042p_1, whole genome shotgun sequence.
TTCGGTCAGACAAACAGGTACAGCGGTCATTGTCTTTTATCACGAGCCAAGTTGCAGCACGATCGATCCAGGCATGCTCGGCGGGCAAGCCAAAGGCTTTGTCATGCTTTGTTGAGAGTGTCTCTCCGTACCAGAATACCTGGATATCTGCCAAGGTGGAAGTCACCTCATTGCAGCCTTATTCCATCGAATATCTACGCCAGTAGTGACGAAAATATGTTGACACTTCAGCTTCCCGACGTTTGCCTTGCGTAGCTAAACTCCATCATTTGAGACATAAACGGAGTCACCAGTGGTGCAGCCAGATACCTACGTTACCAATGACGACTGCACGAATAGTCGGGCTTGCTTCTACCAGTCACAACTGCAGCTCCGTCACTAGAAGCTTGCCTCGCATGCAGAGAGCTCTTGAAGGCTGTTGGAGGTCATCCCTATGATCTTCGGCTTCCCATGTCGATCAGCATGGTACCCATGCCTGACCTGAGCTTGATGGGAGGTGTGACGGCAACAGGGGAAATCAGCAAGCGCAACGTTCATCTGCTCCTGCACAGGCTTTTCATCCCTTCAGCCCGGATTGCTCCCCAATCTAGTTTGGCGCACAACGGGGCAGCCCTGCATCTGCCAGGGTGTTATTATCGATCTCCCAGTACCAAACCTCTGGCAAACCAACCGCAAGGCAGGCTTTTGGAATTGTCCTTTGTCGCTGCTCAGGCGCGGGTACAAAGTAGCGTACGTAGCCTACCAGCCCTTCTCGCCGCCTTTACCGCAGTATGGATGTCCTTCATGCATTTCACATTTGTGGCGTCCCATCCTGTACCGCCATAGCCGAATGCGAGTTGCAATTTACCACAACTCTGCCGCCgagcaacccctcctccccatatTATCGATATGATAGATATCAAGACCATCACAAGCAATTAGCGCGCCAAGGCCCCCAAGCTTTTGTTTAGAGCGCCAGAAAATGACATCTTTTGGACAAGATATGACAAACTGAGCTCTGGTGCGAAGCTGCTCCAAAACAACCTTACTTGTCTCCTGGCCTCTATCTAAGTACGATGCCCTCTGGCGCCAATGGAAGACTGGACCAAACCACAAAGTAACGTCGTACTGAGTTGTGAGCCTAGTGAGCAGCGTCACTCAGTGTGGCGCAGACAGCTCAGGAAGCAGTCAGGATCGTACTGTGCAAGCTCTGGAGGGATTGACGTTATCTTCACTTCCCAAGACATATCTCggtagtttttttttttttttttaaaaaaaaaaaaatgctgGAACAACCGGTACTGGTACTCGGGGGAATTTGCGGCCGAGATTTCGTATCAAGGTCCCTCACGGTACCTTCATCTCACGCCTCTTGGGCCGCCCTAAGACGGAACATCGCTCGTGGTATCCGGTGGTTAGGGAAATTTCGCACCTTGGCAACGCTTTGTTGGGTCACCGACGCACTAcggctggaggagaaggaagcgaGGCCGTTAGTGTGGCGGTTGGCGAGATCGTGCTCCGGCTGGCAGTAGCTGCTGACCCAGGCTGTATATCAGCGTGGTGACTGCGATCTTTGGGTCTTCGATATTGCGACCCTGAAAGCCTTTTATCTGCGCCACACAACCGAGCTTCCGTCATGTTCAAAGCTCAAATAGGAAGCTCAGTAgcgagaccaccaccaattcAAGTTGCTAGCCGTCCTAGCCGTTGGATTATCACCAGTCCACCAGCAGTGGAGGTGCCTCAGGGTACACTCGCGACTTGCTTCTGGCACCTCGTCGGTTTGGCTGGTGCAAGCGGGTCCTTCAGGACCTTCTCCCACACGTATTCCGGAGAAAGAATGACGGAAACATCTCATGAAAGTGTGGAACGCGGGAGGATGGGCCTCGAGATATGGCCACTCTTAgctccccagcaacagcatgCTTCTTCTGGCCTTGAAGCAAAAGACTGTCTCGCGAAGCTTGTCGTCGGAGCCAGCGATGGGAGGATGCGTTGCCTAGGAGCTTACTCGCTGATGGTACATCTGTCACCTGCATGTCGACGACGTCTTGCTGGAACCTCAACATCACGAGTTCCCAGGTTATCCATAGCGATCCCTGCGATCGAATACATTGGGGACCCGCAGACGCATGTTTGCACCGCTCTGGCCATTTCTCAGTATCTCTACTTGTGCACCTGGCAAAACTCACAGAAGGGTAGGCTGGAACAGATCTATCATCCATGTTGAGGCACAGAAAAGACAGTCCTTGCCGCCAACTGAGATGAAGCGCCGAATGTGATTCAGGACTATCACAAAGAAGATGACGAGCTTGGTACATGTGGTCCGGCTTGTCTGTGTCTCGCTCCTCTGGTCGAACAAGCCCATGGTGACAGAGGAACCTTCACCTCTGGACTGggccctttttctcctcgTGTCACCGTAATCCACGCTCGAAGTTCCGGCTGGAACAGATGTGGAGTGATAGCTGATTCGGGAGATTGGATCTACTGAAGCATCGACAATACCAGAGAAAGCTCATCGGCCATACGTACGTCCCTTGACCCTGGCACCGTGAGCCTGCTGTCGTCGAGTGGGCACGCGACGTCTCGTGTTCGCAACGTAAACATTACATTCGCGCCACAGGAGCAACGACGATGGTCTAGGCATGCGGCAACGAGCCAAAAGAACAATAGCCTGTGTATCACCCCGACGTCGGAAGAAGGCTCAATGAATACCACTGAACAAACTCGGAGTCTGCACAGCTGGCGCGCAGTTGCTGCCAGCCTATATCCAAAGAAGAAAATCATCTTGCAGTAACCAACCAGACCCGATGCTACGCAACTcagccctccctccccaatgCGGGAGTCGCACCGGCACTTGGACGGTCTTGTCATGGGCCTCCTGTGATCGCTGTTACCCTCGGGAGTGTCACTGTGGTCAGGGGTGAGCACACGCTGCCGGCTCTGGAAACGGAGACGGGGTTTCATTCTCCATGAAGATGACAGTCACTCCCGGCACTTTCATTTTGCAGAGAAGGCTACAACTGACTGGGTTCTGGTGATTCAAGACTAAGAAAAGAATCAGTTCAATCGTACTTTTCTCACCAGCGACGTTGGCGTCGTTGTTCAAGACGTTTACGATTAAGCCTCAAGGGTTTTACCTGTTTGGACTAGTCTCAACGTTCATTGGGCCAAATCAGCGCCGTTTTCTTGACCGTTGCAAGAAATGTCTCACTTTGTTTCAACCGCTTCTGGGGCAGGCGTAAATCTCTAGTCTCCCCCAATCAAACCCCCTGACGAACAGAACAGCCGATCCTTTCTCCACTTTTCCCATCTTTTGATTATTTCCCTTCTGGGCTCattttttcttctccttctctcggTGGCTGGGGAGAAGAGCTGGGGATCAAGATTCTGGCCAGCGCCAGTGCCACCCCACTGCTGTTGCCCACTGGCAACTTGGAAACTGTGGCTGACACTTCCAGGTTCTTGACCCGCTGCCTAGCgtgaaaaagaaagcaaagaTCGTTCGATTATCTGCTGCCAACATCGAAAACGGCTTGGCTTGGGGAGAGGCCCTGGAACATCGGGGGTTCCCCACGGACGCTTGTCAGTAGCTACACCCACGCAGTGCTTTTCACATTCAGCACAAACTTGATGACCACAAACTGTTTTCTGTCATCTTGAGTTGCACTGCTGGCAAGGAAACAGTCGTGATCGACACTTTTGAGTTCGTCTAGTGACGTGAGGAGCCGGCGGCCGACAGACCTAACACATATCTTATACCTGGCAAACAATCAACATCTAGACCTGTTGGGTACAGAACTGCATGATTGTTTTTGTTGCCCAAGGGACGGGTTGGCGAGATCCTGATGCATGGACAGCTAGAAGGCCTCCCTATCCAGCAGGTGCATACTGTAGGTAGGGAGGATATGAGGTCTatctggttgctgctgctgctggactCACCGTATTTCTGACATGATCGTGATGTACTCTGTGAAGGGGGGGGCACAGCTGCAAGCCTCTTGAGCCCAAACCCTGTTTATTCCCCCCCCGCTCAATCACAAGACGGACTTTTGTCCGCTGGCCCTCGGTTTCCGATACGAGCTTGGAGACGTGGTCTGGCATATGAATATGGGGGTTTATTTTGATGGTTTGATCATTGATATCAAGattgggtggggagggttgttgatggcagcTGGTTGTTATCTTTCTTGATGTGTACAACATGCAGCAATCTATCAGGATGCCCTTGACACATAGAGGATGCAGGCCAGGATGAACacaacagaaacaacaacaagtcAGAAGTCATCAACGAGATTTCCACAAAGTCAGCGGCGGGCGGCAGATCGGCGCTCGCATGCCGGGGCGAGACAAGGGCAGCGACAGCCGAGACATGACAGGGGTTGTGAAAGGCCCATGGAATTCGATGCAACATGGGGTTTTCCTGGTCGTGGATCCCGCGGATcatctttttctctctcatcaGTGAGTGGTGAAGTCGTTGGCTGCAAGGCAGGGCCGTGAGATTAATCGCTCCTCTCGTCTCCTCGTCCACTTTTTGTCATCActttcacacacacacacacacacacacacacacacacacacacacacacactcgtTGCTTTTCcacatggctgctgctgcagtgTTCTCGACGCCTCaatgaaaaggggggttaCTGATGAGGGATGGATTGGGGCTGGAACGCTGGGTGATCTACAGGATATCGATTTCTTTGGATTTTGATCGATATCACTATGCGCGGATGGTAGGTTGTGGCTTGAGAAGGGGATGGTACGGAGGAGATGGGTTTCATTCCTGCTGTTCTTGCTGCCCAAGTGTGACGACACTGGACTTTGGATGATGAATATCCCtcggtaggtaggtagtgtcggtaggtaggtaggttgcATTATTACTCCCGCTGATGACTTTGATCGGTAGGTTTCAATCTAGATAAAGTGGCCACTTCATATCCAATATCCGTAGACGATATTGCACCCTGCCTGTTTGAACACGAGTCTGACGAATAgacgagaaaagaaaagaaaaaaacctGGCTACAACCTTTTTTTCAAGGTCCCAAAAGTACCGGGTCGGCcgcacccccccccccccacccaccaactGGATcgcccatcatcgtcattATCGTTCGAGAATCCACTCCTTTGATATGATGGGGAAGTGATTGGCGTGCATGTGTGTATATACAGTACAAACCTATCGAGATTCgggacaaggacaagaaacGACGATGATCATGCCCCAGGCTCGGAAGTCTCATCCGAAGCTAATGTAACCTTTTGTGTGTTACTGTCGGAGTAGCGTATCTCTGCTAGATGACATATACAGCAAGTGATACGTCAAGATCAACGGGCTTTTCTATCTGGGGAATCTAGAACTTGGGTTCTAGGATGTTCTTTCAGAGTGGGAAAAGTGATGGGCCAATAAATCCCGGATGGGGGTTGCGCTTGAAGGATAACGGTTACAACGCTTGGAGACGTCATTGTCGATCTTTGGGGATCTTTGACGGGGTTGATCATCACCGCGACGGGTGTGGGTTCTGGATGAATGGGCGATTTTGAGGATGTCTAGGTGgcatgggtggtgggaatgcGATGTGTGTAAGCGGCCACACAGcggtgaaggggggagctggttttggagggacttggggaaggggaagtgAGAGCTAGACAAGGGAGTGGCGTATGGATTGCGAGGAGCGAGGGTTGGCGGGTGGTCATGTGATTGTGGGTGAATCGGGGGTGATGTGGATTTTGGAAAGGGGGtagggggagaggagagtgTAAGCAAAGGGTATGTAAACATTGAGTGGTATGCGGTTAGCAACACTGACAAAGTATGTATCTGAGCTGAATGAAAGCCCGGTAAGAGGGCGAGTACTACtcagcttctgcttcttcttcttcttcgccgaTGTTCTGCCTAGGTACatcacatcatcagcatcactcACTTATATTTCTGTTACCTATCCTCCCATTCTGTCCTCTCCTTGATGATAACTACAATCACATCTGAATATAAAGGCTTGATACCCGTTTCCACTATTCCCTCGTTCTTTCCCATGATGACTCGCTGAGGAGGCTTGGAACCTCCAATACCTGACAGGTGAAATAGAGGGTAAGTGCATATCTCAAAGGACCTCCTTTCGCTTTTCTGGCCACTCCCTGGCATCTAAAACTGCGTGGACCAGCCCAACCACAAACACTCAAAActccatcaacatcaaagaATGTACTTCTAACAGTATTCTCTACCTGTACCTGACCAATATATGCTAATGATGGCGATGAATGAGAGGTGtctttctcccccccccaaactcccaacTCCGCGTGTGCCCCTTTGACCGAGGCTGCTATAGGTAAAATAACAAGTGTGTAGTCCAAACAACTTTCATAAACACACCAAACACCCCACCATTTCCTCCCATTCCAAAAGAACGCCCTTTCGTTTCTTGCTCCTAAGAGATTGTTTCCTGAAATCGTATCATCCAACATGTGTGCACCTCCCACAAAGAAAGCCCAACAGTAAAAGAATAAACTCCAGACGCTCCATGCCACACCCCtttgttttcttcctcccctccatctcctgtGAAGTTCTGACAAAGAAAGTGAAAAAAGCAATGTAAACGAGCGACTTGGGTATCAAtccacctctcccctcgGAATATACATAACCAACACCCACACATCTAACCCACTCTCAGGAATTAATCCTCCATTCCATCCCCAtttccaccaacctccccacccccgcatTCAACACCGGCGGGAAATACCCATCGGCCTTGCCGCCATGCTTGCCCCCCGCCGCCGGGCAATTGTCAGTCGCCCTCCTGCCAAAAGCCTTCTAAGCCTTGACAatcggcttcctcctcaccaaaaACGGACTCGGCATCTCGTCCGTCTCCGGATTCCACACAGCCGCCGGCTCAGCGCCCAACCCCCTAttagcagcagcagcatgctCCCTAAACGCCCTCACCggactccctccccctcccattcccCCCGTGTTCGCATTCAACCCGCTGCTGAACCCCTCCCCAGTCATGATCCCGCTCAACGGCCTACCCCCAGCCCTAGCCTGCTGAAGCTCAACCAGTGTCCTACCCTGGATATTTGACCTCATCCCGCCAGAAATCTTGTTAAGACCCGTCATACTGACCGTTGTATGCagctccccttccttcttcgcGTCAGAGAGATTCTTGTTCAACCCCGCCGCACTAGGAATcttgctcaacctcctcaacccggGGCTGTttccttgttgctgctgctgttgtccaAGAGCACCATTGCTCCCCGCCTGCCTGAGCGTCAACCCCCCAGTTCCAAAGTCAGGGTTGCTCGCCACCGCCCCAACAGTCTTGCTTTGCAAGGTAGTCGTCTGCTTGCTTTGCAGCCTATGCACAGGCATACTCTTTTGCGCATGCAACTGCGGCCTCCCCTTGCTGGTAAAGGGGTTCTTGCTCGAGGCCTTGATATTCCTCGTCGGGCTGGGcatatcctcatcatccgagTCACTCCCATAGTTTACCGGTGATGGAGGCCTGTCGCCCGAAGCTTGCGTGTtagccgccgcagcagcaaagaTATTCGATGGGTTGTGTGGAGCCTTGGTCTCGATTTTCCTTCGGGGAGAAAGAGACAAGTGGGCAATAGCGACAGGACTGGCATCAACATCCATTGGTGTGCCAACCGGCGGCGCCATCACAAACATGGTCTGGGCTCTCCCAAAGGGAGTGCGCGCCGTCTTGAAGGACGGTTGCGTCATGGAGGTATCGGCCGGCGATTCAGGCTCGGTGATATCGGTCGTCGAGGGGAACTCGTCCTCTGTCGGGCTGATAGAAGAAATCGACGAGTGCTGATATGAGTCcttggaagaagagagcTCCGCAGGGCGGTGCTGTTCCTTTTCCTCGAGCTGCTTTCGTCGTTGGAGTTCGACTTCGAGGCGGGCCTCAACCTTGGCTTCCGCCCTGGCCTCGACTTccctctcaaactccttcttGAGCCTCTCAATCTCCAACCCTACCAGCCGGTCAatctccaacctcgccttgACTTCCCATTCCCTCCTCAGGGAAGCGTCGATCTCCTGCCTGATCGCCACCTTGTCATGATCCAACAAGGCCAACTTCTGGTCCACCTCCCGAATCCGCCTGTTGAGCGagtcctccttggccttgagcgTCTTGCTGAACTCGAccacctccttttcctttctcaTCAACCTAACCACCGGGAGGTTCAACAATGCCGCCGTGTCCGGTCTCCTATCCGGATTCACCCGGAGGCAGTCCTTGATCACCGCGAAAAGCTCTGACGAATAACAGGCCGGAAGCGGCGcaatcttcccctccttgatcttctggACGAGTTGAAAGTGCGTCTTGGCGTTGAACGGTGGTTCCCTAGTGCAGAGTTCGTAGATGATGCATCCCAATGACCAAATGTCGGATTTCAGTGTGTATTTCTCGGCGGCGCAGATTTCGGGGGACATGTAAAAGGGGGTTCCGACGTAGGTGGAGGCGAAGTCGTGGGAGGCCATCACTTTGGAGAGGCCAAAGTCGCCGAGTTTGACCGAGTTGTCCTCGCCGAGGAAGACTGGAAAGGTTAGTGACGACACCTTATGGACAAGGCACTTTTACCAAAGACTTACCATTCTCTGGCTTCAAATCACGATGAAGAATGATGGTGCCACCCGACGGCGCCTTAGGCCTCGCTGTCGttcccaaacccaacacGGTCTTACCAACTTCTGGTGGGTCGACGCCGTAGTGGCAGCGGTAGAGGGCCGAAACGAGCTGCGAAAAGATGCTCCACACAAACGACTCCTCAGCATACTGGTTCTTTTGTTGCAACTCCTTGATGACCCGACCGAGATCTCCATTCCCGCAGTATTCCATGTACAGGTGCAAATCTTGGGTCGCTTTGAGGTGTTCGCGGTGGTAGTAGCCGACAATATTGGGATGGCGCAGCGTCGAGAGGATCTGGAACTCGGCGTGTAACTGTTCGCGCTCCTTTTGGGACATTTTGAGGTAGCTGATCTCTTTCCGGCAGAGGATCATGCCGTCCTGCTTGCGGCGTACTCGTCGGATGACGCCAAACGAGCCGTGGCCTGTTTGCGGGTGTCAGACAGAAGAAAACGGAGGACGAACAGAGCAAAAGCGACAGGGAAGGACGTACCAATCTTTTCAAGAACTTCATATTTGTCGCTTTCCGAcattttggcttttttttttgttttttggatTCTGGATTCCGGGACAGCAACTCGCAGAGCAATTGTCGAATTAGAAATTCCCTCGCTCCATGCGCCGGATCGATTAACAAGAGATGATTTGCgattataaaaaaaaacagaacAGATCAGGCACTCAGGGTGCCCTTTTGctttctgctgctgctgttggagaggggggggggggttagtaAATTCGTTTTCTGTCGTTGGGCGGGTGGTTTGTCGAAGAATGGGGTGGCAATGGCTGGCTGCACAAAAAGGAGCGAGTTCGAAGATGTGCGTTGCGCTGGCTGGTCGGGTTCAGAGTCCAAGAGTCAACAGACCCCAGCGGTTGCCTAGGCAGCGGCTACCCAATTCGGACAGCCAGATGCACCATCCCCCATAAAAAACGTCAGGGGTTTAACGACCAAGGGGAGCGTGCCACGCCATTGGATGGCGGGGCTTTCAACAGGCGCCTTAGGTAACCCGGCCTATCGATAAGGCTTCGCCCTTTCTTGGCCGGGGGGTGCGGGGCGGGCACTGCGGGATCTCAACGGCATCACCAATTGCCGGGGGCCGTGATTGGGAACAGATGGAGATGGATTGGCTTGGCTCGTGCATGAATCTTGAAGGCGtccgccaccaccagtgACCAACATCGCCTCTCACCATTTGAATGGTATTTTTGTGATCTTTTTTACATGGTGGTTTAGAGCATCGTTTTCTTCTCATAGAATCCCCTCGCATATACACTGTACAGAAAAGATAGATAGACCATGGTGCTCCGAAAGTTCGAGCTTGAGGCTAAGCTCAAAGACGATAACCAGCTTATTCAGACTGGGGTCTTGCGAAATGAGCACCCCTTCGACACATCGCCAGAATTCCACGATTTTTTGATGGCATGTCGCCGCGGTGATTTGAAGCGGTGTCAGGAACTGATCTCTGAGGGCGTTAACATCAACGGCAAAGACGCTTACGATTATACCCCGCTCATCATTGTAAGTCGTCATTCTTTCTTCCTTGGtatcccaaccccaaacacaTCATGCATTCCCTCCCATCTTACATACAACTGACTTGTAAAGGCCAGTCTCTGTGGTCATTATGAACTGGtgcagctgttgttggaaagCGGTGCGTCAACATCTCAGTCCACAAGCTCATAAGTCGAAATACTGACATCATTCAGGGGCCCTGGCCGACCCAGACTCgtttgagagagaaagagccGTATACAACGCCTTGAACAACAAGATTCGGAATTTGCTGCTTTCATATGATTACACCAAGACAGCGGATCCGTTGCAGTACTGGTCGACCCATATCACATCTCTGCTGTCTCGTGAGATTCCACCAACATCAGACATTACCCTGTCAGCACCAAACGAGGACTTTCACCTGCACAAGTTCATCCTGTCAGCGAGGTCACCATATTTCAAGAGAAAGTTTGCGGAAGCGCCCGACACTACCACCTGGAAACTGTCTCACAACGTTCCTGTTGAGGCCTTCCGGATAGTCCTTCGCTATCTTTACTTGGGTGACCTCCCCCGAGATTTCGTCACCCCACGAAGCACCGTCACCG
It contains:
- the KIN3 gene encoding G2-specific serine/threonine protein kinase (BUSCO:EOG092626EQ; EggNog:ENOG503NU17; COG:D), giving the protein MKFLKRLVRPSLSLLLCHGSFGVIRRVRRKQDGMILCRKEISYLKMSQKEREQLHAEFQILSTLRHPNIVGYYHREHLKATQDLHLYMEYCGNGDLGRVIKELQQKNQYAEESFVWSIFSQLVSALYRCHYGVDPPEVGKTVLGLGTTARPKAPSGGTIILHRDLKPENVFLGEDNSVKLGDFGLSKVMASHDFASTYVGTPFYMSPEICAAEKYTLKSDIWSLGCIIYELCTREPPFNAKTHFQLVQKIKEGKIAPLPACYSSELFAVIKDCLRVNPDRRPDTAALLNLPVVRLMRKEKEVVEFSKTLKAKEDSLNRRIREVDQKLALLDHDKVAIRQEIDASLRREWEVKARLEIDRLVGLEIERLKKEFEREVEARAEAKVEARLEVELQRRKQLEEKEQHRPAELSSSKDSYQHSSISSISPTEDEFPSTTDITEPESPADTSMTQPSFKTARTPFGRAQTMFVMAPPVGTPMDVDASPVAIAHLSLSPRRKIETKAPHNPSNIFAAAAANTQASGDRPPSPVNYGSDSDDEDMPSPTRNIKASSKNPFTSKGRPQLHAQKSMPVHRLQSKQTTTLQSKTVGAVASNPDFGTGGLTLRQAGSNGALGQQQQQQGNSPGLRRLSKIPSAAGLNKNLSDAKKEGELHTTVSMTGLNKISGGMRSNIQGRTLVELQQARAGGRPLSGIMTGEGFSSGLNANTGGMGGGGSPVRAFREHAAAANRGLGAEPAAVWNPETDEMPSPFLVRRKPIVKA